The proteins below are encoded in one region of Deltaproteobacteria bacterium:
- a CDS encoding ScyD/ScyE family protein: MYGRPKLGTNADRALTIIATVQGDEREEDPMGPQRKLLLLAAAVVGMITPSAASAAPPSPAPNPTQLLTGLEGGSGSTVGPGGALYVTESAAGRISRVDPRTGVITTFASGLPKSIVGIGGTDVAFIGGTAYALVTLVGPDVGGGDVVGIYRVDGPDSFTVVADIGAFALSNPPSTPFDIPTGVQYALETYRGGFLVTDGHHNRVLRVTRDGDVTEMIAFDNIVPTGLAVSGNTVYMAEAGPVPHEPEDGKVVSFRPKSPTATEVASGASLLVDVEFGRGGDLFALSQGVFGGGPPGSPAQPNTGSLVKVNGNGTFTVVTDGLDRPTSVEFIGNTAYVVTLTGEIWKVENVSGPPYGVSY, encoded by the coding sequence GTGTACGGTCGTCCGAAACTCGGCACGAACGCCGATCGAGCGCTCACGATCATCGCGACCGTCCAGGGCGACGAGCGAGAGGAGGATCCTATGGGTCCCCAACGAAAGCTGCTGCTGTTGGCAGCGGCCGTGGTCGGGATGATCACGCCATCCGCAGCAAGCGCCGCGCCTCCATCCCCGGCGCCCAACCCCACCCAGCTGCTGACGGGCCTGGAGGGTGGCTCGGGCAGCACCGTCGGCCCCGGTGGCGCGCTGTACGTCACCGAATCCGCGGCCGGCAGAATCTCGCGCGTCGATCCGAGGACCGGGGTGATCACGACGTTCGCCAGTGGTCTGCCGAAGTCGATCGTGGGCATCGGTGGGACCGACGTCGCGTTCATCGGCGGGACCGCGTACGCACTGGTCACCCTTGTCGGCCCCGACGTCGGCGGCGGCGACGTTGTCGGCATCTACCGGGTGGACGGGCCCGACAGCTTCACCGTCGTCGCGGACATCGGCGCGTTCGCCTTGAGCAATCCGCCGAGCACTCCGTTCGACATCCCAACCGGAGTCCAGTACGCGCTGGAAACCTACCGTGGCGGGTTCTTGGTCACGGATGGGCACCACAACCGGGTGCTGCGGGTCACGCGCGACGGCGACGTTACCGAGATGATCGCGTTCGACAACATCGTCCCGACCGGTCTGGCGGTGTCGGGCAACACGGTCTACATGGCCGAGGCCGGCCCAGTCCCCCACGAGCCCGAGGACGGCAAGGTGGTGTCGTTCAGGCCGAAGTCACCCACCGCCACGGAGGTCGCCTCCGGTGCCAGCCTCCTCGTCGACGTGGAGTTTGGCCGCGGTGGCGATCTCTTCGCCCTCTCGCAGGGCGTCTTCGGTGGCGGCCCTCCGGGCTCTCCGGCGCAGCCGAACACCGGCAGCCTCGTGAAGGTGAACGGGAACGGCACCTTCACCGTCGTCACGGACGGCTTGGACCGGCCGACCTCGGTCGAGTTCATCGGGAACACCGCGTACGTCGTCACGCTCACCGGCGAGATCTGGAAGGTCGAGAACGTCTCGGGTCCGCCCTACGGCGTGTCGTATTAA
- a CDS encoding glycosyltransferase family 2 protein: MSAPEVSILLPAYNAGATLDACLRSVVRQTFPRWECIVVDDGSEDGTRAVAERFAAHDERFRVVATAHQGLVAALGTGLERCLGRMVARMDADDVMHRERLAAQLRALDAEPALAAVGCHVRLFPRRELSDGLRAYERWLDGIDSPRRVRAEAFVECPVAHPTLMVRTDVLRAAGYRDEHWPEDYDLVLRLLGQGREIGVVPRRLLAWRDGPRRLWRAGEAYRPERFTACKAAFLAAHFLAGADRYVLWGYGPTGRALRRALARHGKRPSHVVEVHPGRIGEIIHGAPVISVDELRAHPRRPLVAAVAGERPRREIRDALSALGFRETQDFVCAA; this comes from the coding sequence GAGCGCGCCGGAGGTCTCGATCCTGCTGCCGGCATACAACGCCGGGGCGACGCTCGACGCCTGCCTCCGCAGCGTGGTGCGCCAGACGTTCCCGCGTTGGGAGTGCATCGTGGTCGACGACGGCTCGGAGGACGGGACGCGCGCCGTCGCCGAGCGCTTTGCCGCGCACGACGAGCGCTTCCGGGTCGTCGCCACGGCGCACCAGGGCCTCGTCGCGGCGCTCGGCACCGGCCTCGAGCGCTGCCTCGGCCGAATGGTCGCGCGCATGGACGCCGACGACGTCATGCACCGCGAGCGCCTCGCCGCCCAGCTCCGCGCACTCGACGCGGAGCCGGCTCTCGCCGCCGTCGGCTGCCACGTCCGGCTCTTCCCGCGGCGCGAGCTGAGCGACGGCCTGCGCGCCTACGAGCGCTGGCTCGACGGCATCGACTCCCCCCGCCGGGTGCGCGCGGAGGCGTTCGTCGAGTGTCCGGTCGCGCACCCGACACTCATGGTGCGCACGGACGTGCTGCGCGCGGCGGGCTACCGCGACGAGCACTGGCCCGAGGACTACGACCTCGTGCTGCGCCTCCTGGGGCAGGGACGCGAGATCGGTGTCGTGCCGCGCCGTCTGCTCGCCTGGCGCGACGGCCCGCGGCGGCTCTGGCGTGCGGGCGAGGCGTACCGCCCGGAGCGCTTCACCGCCTGCAAGGCGGCCTTCCTCGCCGCCCACTTCCTCGCCGGCGCCGACCGCTACGTCCTCTGGGGCTACGGCCCGACGGGGCGGGCGCTCCGCCGCGCGCTCGCCAGGCACGGCAAGCGCCCCTCGCACGTGGTCGAGGTGCACCCCGGCCGGATCGGCGAGATCATCCACGGCGCCCCCGTCATCTCGGTCGACGAGCTGCGCGCACACCCGCGCCGCCCGCTCGTCGCCGCCGTGGCCGGCGAGCGCCCGCGGCGCGAGATACGCGACGCGCTCTCCGCGCTCGGCTTCCGCGAGACGCAAGACTTCGTGTGCGCGGCGTAG